TGAATGGCATATCGGTTTATTTAGGTGCAGCAAGTCAGTTTGACCAACAAGCAATGCCATTGGTTAGTTAGAATGTCGAGGTCAGAGGTGACAGGTTATTATCAGTTGGTCCTCGCTATCCGTGAACCTTGGGACTTCTCTACCGCGTTTAAAATGTTTAAGGTAAGGattatggttaatgttagggtaggggttaaggattAGGGTCgggacgtcccaaggataccAGATAGCACTGACCATTATCAGTTACATCAGTTGTGTGTTTCATCATGGAACAGAATAGCACTGCGGACACAAagctttatctttctctctgtgtggattGATTTAAGTCTTATTTGGGAGGGACTTGATGCAATCTGAGggaattgtatgtgtgtgtgtgatgtaaatATTGGGACGCAGTCTGACGGTTATGCGTCCCAAATAGTACCCTAGTCCCTTTTTTAGCGCTCTACTTTTGACCACCgcccatagtgccctggtcaaatgtagtgcgtCATATCAGGAATAGGGTACTATTTGGGACGCATCCTGATGGCCCTGCTCTCCAGCTGTAGTTTATCCCAAGGTAATAAAAATGGAACAAATCAACTCAGTAATCCCTCCTCAGATTGCCCATTGTTCTTGGAaccatgcaacaacaacaacagatcttCTTAGTATGCGCTGCAGTGATGTCAGAGCTGAAGAATCCAGCCGTCTGTAGATGTCTCTAATGTTGACGTGTGAGACCGAGGCAGAAACTGACCAATTCTCTTGTCTTGCCTTCTCCAAAATGGCTCTACTGTTGCATTTCTATCCCAGGGTTTTAGCCTACACTAATTTCTATCCCAGGCTTTTAGCCTACACTAATTTCTATCCCAGGGTTTTAGCCTACACCGGTGCTAGACCTAAATACTTTTGTGTTTCCACCCATGTGGCCTAAATGTGACATGTTTTTTGACTGAGACTGAGGCATCGTCCCTTCACTTTAATTTCTTTCCCTACTCAcccattctcttctcttctctttttcctTTGCCAGGTTTCCCTGATTTTCCAGGGAGTCCTCAGCGATGGAGGTGCTACAGTGCGATGGCTGTGACTTCCGTGCTGAGTCATATGACGACCTCAAGGCCCACATCCAGGATGTCCACACAGCCTTCCTGCAGCCCACGGACGTCGGAGACGGAGAGGGGGGCGGGAGTCCCTGCCAGTCCAGGTCAGATTCTCTTAACTCGCCCAgccagacagagggggaggaggaggatgagcagAATGAATCTCCCCAAACTGAAACGGGTAAGGGCACTCCATCGACTGTGTTGTGTATGGACAAATGATTATGATTCATTATTATGAATGATATGTCTTATACTTTACATATTTATACTTTACATATATTTCTTATACGTACATATTTTAAATATTTATATAAAGATGCATATAATTATTAAAGGAAAGATTGATTCAAGTTTTACACTggtctctttttttcttctttctttcccACAGGCCACTGCTTCGAAACAGACTTTTCCAGCTCGAACCAAATGCCATACAACAAGTCAACAAACCAGTCCAACAAGTCAGCAAACCAGTTATTCCAGTGTAAGATCTGTGTCCGTTACTTTAGATCCAAATCTCTCTTGAGTAAACACACCAAGAAGGTACATGGAGCCACACTAAGTGGTGGGAGCTCACCAGCCTCCCATGCGTCCAAACAGTCCAACTACAACATCCTTATCCATGACAGTCTCGGGAAAGTGTTCTCCTGCCAGTATTGTACATACAAGTCTCCACGCAAAGCCAGGATCCTGAAACACCAAAAGATGTATCATAAAGGGAAACTTAATCTGGACCCCTCAGAATCTCCGTCTGAGGCTGTTGAAGAATCTGAGGCATTGTCGTCTGAGGAACCCAGTGAGGAACTAGAAGAGGATGTGGTGGAACGTGGCATCTCGGAGTCCATGGTTAAACCTCTGGGAACGTCCAGGGGGAACCAGGCTCTTCGTGGTGAATGGTGTGATAACATgatgaaaaacaacaacatggcGAAAAGAATCTCAGCCATCCACCcaggtggagaaggagagggaagcgCAGGCTCTTCTAAATCGGATTCCCCCTCTTCCCCAAGAAGCCCTCCTAACTCCAATATGGTTTCCAATGACCAGAGTGTTAATGAAGGCTCCTCAGTAGCGAACTGTTCAGTTTTCAAGCTCAGCAAGACTGCCTCTGGGATATCACCCTATCAGTATTCACAGATCCAATCGGTAGCGCCCAACAGCACAGGATCCTCCATTTTGTCTGAAAGGTCCACCTTCGTGATGTCTGATGTCTCCAACTCTGCCATAGAGATGGATTCAGGCATGCTGGACGACCCTAGGAGCACCTCTGAAGACGACGATGAACTGGGTGACGAGGATGACCCCAAATACACCGACCCGTCAGCCGGTGATTCTGCTAAGCAGCTTCTGTCTGAGGAGGATAACAAGATGCTGGAGACTAAAGGGATACCATTCAGAAGGTACATGAACAGGTTCCAATGTCCCTTTTGCTCTTTCCTCACCATGCATCGTAGAAGCATCTCCCGTCACATCGAGAACATACACCTGTCTGGTAAGACTACAGTGTACAAGTGTGACGTGTGCCCCTTCATCTGCACCAGCCCTCTCAAGTTAGGCACGCACAAGCAAAGCCACTCCTCAGACTGGGACACCATGGACTTGACCAGTGAATGCCCAGGTCCTCAGAACGAGACTCCAGAACCAGTGAACGGAGGAAATGTTGCTGCTTCCAAAGTCAATGGGAAAAAGCTAAACAGTGTGCTAAATGACCTTAATCAGCAGAACCCTCACCGTTGTACTCTTTGTAGCTTCTCGACCACCACCCTGAAAGGTCTGAGGGTCCACCAGCAACACAAACACTCCTACTGTGACGAAATGCAAGCTGTCGTTCTGGAGGAGTCAGCAAATGAGCAGCACGACACTGAATTAGAAACTCTCTCCAATTCTCAGAGCTTTGTACAAAAAACCCAGACTTCGATTCTTGGACTTGGATCCAAAAAGCACTTAACCGGGAAAACAGCAAGAAAGTCCATCAACGACCTACCTTTGGATCTGTCTCCAGTCAAAAAGAGAACTAGGATTGATGAAATCGCCAACAACCTTCAGAGTAAGATCAGTCAACAACAGGAGGATCTGGTGATTAATCTGGAAGAAATTGATGATGAAGAGGAAGGAGAGCTCAACATTGATGAAGATGCGGGCCGAGACAAGGAGGAGAATGACAGCGATAGTAAAAATCATGGCTACGTTTACAACAAGCTTTACGAAAGCCGGGTGGGGAAAAGAAAAAGAACTCTTACGTCAAAGCTAAGAAACATTCCCATTGCGCTGACACTCTCTGAGGATGAGGACAACGACTCTGCTGATCCTAAAGCTGATCTCCAGGACCAGAGCAGCCAAGACAGCCGGGACACTTCTTTCCATGAGAACCTGGACTATTCAGAGGTCTCTGGGGTCGCACGCTTCTATTGCAAGCACTGTGACTACCACAACAAGTCAGCCCGCAGTGTAAGCACCCACTACCAGAGAATGCACCCTTATATCAAGTTTAGCTTTAGATACATCCTCGACCCCGAGGATCAGAGCGCAGTCTTCCGTTGCCTGGAGTGCTTCATCGAATACACCAACTTCAACGATCTTCACGATCACTACATGGATCATCACCCAGAAGCCAGCAATGTGCTGAACTTCAACCAGCCAGATCTGGTGTATATGTGCCGCTTCTGTTCGTACACAAGTCCAAACGTCAGGAGCTTGATGCCCCATTACCAAAGAATGCACCCTGAAGTGAAAATAAACAACGCTATGATATTCTCAAGCTATGTGGTGGAACAGCAACACAAGGGTGCAGAATCTCAAACTCTGAGAGAAATATTAAACTCCGGTCCCAAGAGTTTCACCTGTAGCTCTTCCACTTCCACGCCCAAGTCCTCATCCAGTCCTGCCCACAAAAATGCTGCAAAGACGCAAGATACAACTGCAGAGACGGAAGCCCTGAAAGAGGGTGGTAACGTTGTGGTGTATGACTGTGAAGTATGCTCCTTTGCTAGCCCTAACATGCACTCTGTTCTAGTTCACTATCAGAAGAAGCACCCAGAGCAGAAGGCCTCGTATTTCCGCATTCAGAAAACTATGAGGGTTATCACAGTTGATAGGCCACTGTCAGAAGGCAGCTCTTCCTACAACGTCAACATACCCACCCCTGTGAAGTCATCCAGCGCCACAATGCCATTTGGTACGGATGAGGAGATCTACTACTGTAAACATTGTGTTTACAGCAACCGCTCTGTTGTGGGTGTTCTTGTCCATTACCAAAAGAGACATCCAGAGATAAAAGTGACAGCGAAATACATCAAGCATGCCACTCCCACCCCTGGGTTGATGAAACTAATGGATGAGCTACAGATTGCACCTCCAAAGCAGTTCCTCAAACAGTTCAACAACAACGGATTCGATGGATCCAGTAATTCCCACGGTAGGGTTGGCACAGAGAAGGGAGAAGCAGAGATGCTCTTCTTCTGTCAGCACTGTGACTATGGGAACCGCACTGTAAAAGGAGTGCTGATTCACTACCAAAAGAAGCACAGGGACGCAAAGTCGAATGCTGACCTTGTACGCCGGCACACTGCAGTGGTCCGCAGTCAACGAGAGCGAGCTCAGATGGGCCAGTCAGGCACTGCAGCCTCTGCCATTgctcctgctgctcctgctgagaTAGAGACGTCCTCCGAAACCCTTCGCTCATTGAAGTGCAGGCACTGCTCTTATACATCTCCATACGTGTATGCCTTGAAGAAGCACCTGAAGAAGGATCATCCTACTGTGAAGGCCACAGCCATGACCATTTTACACTGGGCGTACCAAGATGGCATCCTGGAGGCTGGTTACCACTGTGAGTGGTGCATCTATTCCCACGGAGAACCCAACGGCCTGCTCTTGCATTACCAAAGACGGCACCCAGAGCACAACGTTGACTACACATACATGGCCAGCAAGCTGTGGGCAGGGCCAGATACTACTGCCTCCCAGCCGGGAGGGAACGCTGGGGACACTAAGCACTACCAATGCAGAGATTGTGCCTTCGAGGCTTGTTCCATCTGGGATATCACTAACCACTACCAAGCTGTCCACCCCTGGGCTGTCAAAGGGGATGAGTCTGTGCTACTGGACATCATCAAAGGTCAAAGGTCCCAAGTAACACTCCACCCGTCGATGGCTAAAGGACCACCTTTCACTTTTCTTCCGATTGCGCACGATGAAGGCTCACTGGATATCCCTACGCCACCTCAAGAACACCTCCAACACCATCCCAGGCTCTCCCACACAAGCAGCTCTATCTCAAACAGCCCGTACCAGTGCACTGTATGTCTGTCTGAGTATAACAGCCTACATGGACTTCTGACACACTATGGCAAGAAACACCCAGGCATGAAAGTCAAGGCGGCTGACTTCGCACAGGAAGCTGATATCAATCCAAGTTCGGTTTACAAGTGCCGCCACTGTCCGTATGTGAACTCACGCATCCATGGAGTTCTCACTCATTACCAGAAGAGGCATCCGTTGGTGAAGGTCACCGCGGAGGACTTCTCAGATGATATAGAGCAGGTTAAAGATATAACTGAAGTGGATGACAAGTGCAAAACCCAAAGACAGGGCTATGGTGCGTACAGGTGCAAAATGTGTCCTTACACTCATGGGACATTGGAGAAACTGAAAATTCACTACGAGAAATATCACAATCAGCCAGCTTCAGATATGTTCAAGACTCCCCACATGCAGTGTTCCACAGTGAAAGATGAGCCGGTGGCTGAATGCAGTGCTACGAGTC
The sequence above is a segment of the Oncorhynchus gorbuscha isolate QuinsamMale2020 ecotype Even-year linkage group LG16, OgorEven_v1.0, whole genome shotgun sequence genome. Coding sequences within it:
- the LOC123999357 gene encoding zinc finger protein 462-like isoform X2, with amino-acid sequence MEVLQCDGCDFRAESYDDLKAHIQDVHTAFLQPTDVGDGEGGGSPCQSRSDSLNSPSQTEGEEEDEQNESPQTETGHCFETDFSSSNQMPYNKSTNQSNKSANQLFQCKICVRYFRSKSLLSKHTKKVHGATLSGGSSPASHASKQSNYNILIHDSLGKVFSCQYCTYKSPRKARILKHQKMYHKGKLNLDPSESPSEAVEESEALSSEEPSEELEEDVVERGISESMVKPLGTSRGNQALRGEWCDNMMKNNNMAKRISAIHPGGEGEGSAGSSKSDSPSSPRSPPNSNMVSNDQSVNEGSSVANCSVFKLSKTASGISPYQYSQIQSVAPNSTGSSILSERSTFVMSDVSNSAIEMDSGMLDDPRSTSEDDDELGDEDDPKYTDPSAGDSAKQLLSEEDNKMLETKGIPFRRYMNRFQCPFCSFLTMHRRSISRHIENIHLSGKTTVYKCDVCPFICTSPLKLGTHKQSHSSDWDTMDLTSECPGPQNETPEPVNGGNVAASKVNGKKLNSVLNDLNQQNPHRCTLCSFSTTTLKGLRVHQQHKHSYCDEMQAVVLEESANEQHDTELETLSNSQSFVQKTQTSILGLGSKKHLTGKTARKSINDLPLDLSPVKKRTRIDEIANNLQSKISQQQEDLVINLEEIDDEEEGELNIDEDAGRDKEENDSDSKNHGYVYNKLYESRVGKRKRTLTSKLRNIPIALTLSEDEDNDSADPKADLQDQSSQDSRDTSFHENLDYSEVSGVARFYCKHCDYHNKSARSVSTHYQRMHPYIKFSFRYILDPEDQSAVFRCLECFIEYTNFNDLHDHYMDHHPEASNVLNFNQPDLVYMCRFCSYTSPNVRSLMPHYQRMHPEVKINNAMIFSSYVVEQQHKGAESQTLREILNSGPKSFTCSSSTSTPKSSSSPAHKNAAKTQDTTAETEALKEGGNVVVYDCEVCSFASPNMHSVLVHYQKKHPEQKASYFRIQKTMRVITVDRPLSEGSSSYNVNIPTPVKSSSATMPFGTDEEIYYCKHCVYSNRSVVGVLVHYQKRHPEIKVTAKYIKHATPTPGLMKLMDELQIAPPKQFLKQFNNNGFDGSSNSHGRVGTEKGEAEMLFFCQHCDYGNRTVKGVLIHYQKKHRDAKSNADLVRRHTAVVRSQRERAQMGQSGTAASAIAPAAPAEIETSSETLRSLKCRHCSYTSPYVYALKKHLKKDHPTVKATAMTILHWAYQDGILEAGYHCEWCIYSHGEPNGLLLHYQRRHPEHNVDYTYMASKLWAGPDTTASQPGGNAGDTKHYQCRDCAFEACSIWDITNHYQAVHPWAVKGDESVLLDIIKGQRSQVTLHPSMAKGPPFTFLPIAHDEGSLDIPTPPQEHLQHHPRLSHTSSSISNSPYQCTVCLSEYNSLHGLLTHYGKKHPGMKVKAADFAQEADINPSSVYKCRHCPYVNSRIHGVLTHYQKRHPLVKVTAEDFSDDIEQVKDITEVDDKCKTQRQGYGAYRCKMCPYTHGTLEKLKIHYEKYHNQPASDMFKTPHMQCSTVKDEPVAECSATSLSSEVQEVSEFELALTQFPINKGEAHAVFRCQLCKYFCSTRKGIARHYRIKHNNVRAQPEGKNNVFKCALCSYTNPIRKGLAAHYQKRHDIDAYYTHCLAASKTLTEKPSKVVVPLASEAEGSELTEELRLAVERRKCSLCAFQAFSRKSIVSHYIKRHPGVFPKRQHSSKLGRYFTVLYAKEPEPIEEVNKVVEVEPKPEPEGEVAEWLPFKCLKCFQLSFSTVDLLSMHYNDHHSGKDLKRDFVIHPSLTEDGTETELYQCAHCELKFLGLPLLSTHLMNHNEEFQKRAMRQERRRQLLSKQKASEPPETKTEKLVNNADKAPIGYRCNFCVEVHPTLRAICNHLRKHVQYGEVKEGHVKEVTDVPLSTIPGENSITNGEVEEVTDNSIMETSPKDMTMVAGDAFAIETTEMAVGEGGVGVVAPVGQQVKERLVGGHPCAQCDRVFMSMQGLRSHERSHSAMAMFTREDKYSCQYCQFVSPFRHNLDRHVQSHHGHHKPFRCKLCPFKSAYLSRLKSHLHKAHAGENTYKCLSCPFSSMTISQLKEHSLRDHGEALTLPRLRAGATTQGPQTRPLRLGSDPHQTPLTSNLDDAGYLHETADVRQQLSHYQLASRGHVTSPTAPAQGATSDTRPDGILTCEFCEFSSGYMQSLRRHYRDRHGGKKLFKCKDCSFFTCSKSAFTMHVEAGHTVVLEEGHKDLRCPLCLYHTKYKSNMIDHIVLHREERVVPLEVSRSKLSRHLAGVVFRCHKCTFTCSSDQSLQLHITKHNEMKPYQCQLCYYDSRQRHQLEEHLRDEHKVIRNFESMGRVNLDQLDALKEIRSSAEEEEEREEDGTVMEEEMMEECRDEDLEEEEEGGVAEKHFPKDVPVVSPSSSSVSASAEKRFPCEFCGRCFTNNIEWERHVLRHGMTVTNSRTTDTSSTPAIETSAQLLIGSLDVVTMTDRGMDLSSNGMEVERGYASDLSQSSKNQNEEDKEILETKNDL
- the LOC123999357 gene encoding zinc finger protein 462-like isoform X1, with the protein product MEVLQCDGCDFRAESYDDLKAHIQDVHTAFLQPTDVGDGEGGGSPCQSRSDSLNSPSQTEGEEEDEQNESPQTETGHCFETDFSSSNQMPYNKSTNQSNKSANQLFQCKICVRYFRSKSLLSKHTKKVHGATLSGGSSPASHASKQSNYNILIHDSLGKVFSCQYCTYKSPRKARILKHQKMYHKGKLNLDPSESPSEAVEESEALSSEEPSEELEEDVVERGISESMVKPLGTSRGNQALRGEWCDNMMKNNNMAKRISAIHPGGEGEGSAGSSKSDSPSSPRSPPNSNMVSNDQSVNEGSSVANCSVFKLSKTASGISPYQYSQIQSVAPNSTGSSILSERSTFVMSDVSNSAIEMDSGMLDDPRSTSEDDDELGDEDDPKYTDPSAGDSAKQLLSEEDNKMLETKGIPFRRYMNRFQCPFCSFLTMHRRSISRHIENIHLSGKTTVYKCDVCPFICTSPLKLGTHKQSHSSDWDTMDLTSECPGPQNETPEPVNGGNVAASKVNGKKLNSVLNDLNQQNPHRCTLCSFSTTTLKGLRVHQQHKHSYCDEMQAVVLEESANEQHDTELETLSNSQSFVQKTQTSILGLGSKKHLTGKTARKSINDLPLDLSPVKKRTRIDEIANNLQSKISQQQEDLVINLEEIDDEEEGELNIDEDAGRDKEENDSDSKNHGYVYNKLYESRVGKRKRTLTSKLRNIPIALTLSEDEDNDSADPKADLQDQSSQDSRDTSFHENLDYSEVSGVARFYCKHCDYHNKSARSVSTHYQRMHPYIKFSFRYILDPEDQSAVFRCLECFIEYTNFNDLHDHYMDHHPEASNVLNFNQPDLVYMCRFCSYTSPNVRSLMPHYQRMHPEVKINNAMIFSSYVVEQQHKGAESQTLREILNSGPKSFTCSSSTSTPKSSSSPAHKNAAKTQDTTAETEALKEGGNVVVYDCEVCSFASPNMHSVLVHYQKKHPEQKASYFRIQKTMRVITVDRPLSEGSSSYNVNIPTPVKSSSATMPFGTDEEIYYCKHCVYSNRSVVGVLVHYQKRHPEIKVTAKYIKHATPTPGLMKLMDELQIAPPKQFLKQFNNNGFDGSSNSHGRVGTEKGEAEMLFFCQHCDYGNRTVKGVLIHYQKKHRDAKSNADLVRRHTAVVRSQRERAQMGQSGTAASAIAPAAPAEIETSSETLRSLKCRHCSYTSPYVYALKKHLKKDHPTVKATAMTILHWAYQDGILEAGYHCEWCIYSHGEPNGLLLHYQRRHPEHNVDYTYMASKLWAGPDTTASQPGGNAGDTKHYQCRDCAFEACSIWDITNHYQAVHPWAVKGDESVLLDIIKGQRSQVTLHPSMAKGPPFTFLPIAHDEGSLDIPTPPQEHLQHHPRLSHTSSSISNSPYQCTVCLSEYNSLHGLLTHYGKKHPGMKVKAADFAQEADINPSSVYKCRHCPYVNSRIHGVLTHYQKRHPLVKVTAEDFSDDIEQVKDITEVDDKCKTQRQGYGAYRCKMCPYTHGTLEKLKIHYEKYHNQPASDMFKTPHMQCSTVKDEPVAECSATSLSSEVQEVSEFELALTQFPINKGEAHAVFRCQLCKYFCSTRKGIARHYRIKHNNVRAQPEGKNNVFKCALCSYTNPIRKGLAAHYQKRHDIDAYYTHCLAASKTLTEKPSKVVVPLASEAEGSELTEELRLAVERRKCSLCAFQAFSRKSIVSHYIKRHPGVFPKRQHSSKLGRYFTVLYAKEPEPIEEVNKVVEVEPKPEPEGEVAEWLPFKCLKCFQLSFSTVDLLSMHYNDHHSGKDLKRDFVIHPSLTEDGTETELYQCAHCELKFLGLPLLSTHLMNHNEEFQKRAMRQERRRQLLSKQKASEPPETKTEKLVNNADKAPIGYRCNFCVEVHPTLRAICNHLRKHVQYGEVKEGHVKQEVTDVPLSTIPGENSITNGEVEEVTDNSIMETSPKDMTMVAGDAFAIETTEMAVGEGGVGVVAPVGQQVKERLVGGHPCAQCDRVFMSMQGLRSHERSHSAMAMFTREDKYSCQYCQFVSPFRHNLDRHVQSHHGHHKPFRCKLCPFKSAYLSRLKSHLHKAHAGENTYKCLSCPFSSMTISQLKEHSLRDHGEALTLPRLRAGATTQGPQTRPLRLGSDPHQTPLTSNLDDAGYLHETADVRQQLSHYQLASRGHVTSPTAPAQGATSDTRPDGILTCEFCEFSSGYMQSLRRHYRDRHGGKKLFKCKDCSFFTCSKSAFTMHVEAGHTVVLEEGHKDLRCPLCLYHTKYKSNMIDHIVLHREERVVPLEVSRSKLSRHLAGVVFRCHKCTFTCSSDQSLQLHITKHNEMKPYQCQLCYYDSRQRHQLEEHLRDEHKVIRNFESMGRVNLDQLDALKEIRSSAEEEEEREEDGTVMEEEMMEECRDEDLEEEEEGGVAEKHFPKDVPVVSPSSSSVSASAEKRFPCEFCGRCFTNNIEWERHVLRHGMTVTNSRTTDTSSTPAIETSAQLLIGSLDVVTMTDRGMDLSSNGMEVERGYASDLSQSSKNQNEEDKEILETKNDL
- the LOC123999357 gene encoding zinc finger protein 462-like isoform X3, which encodes MEVLQCDGCDFRAESYDDLKAHIQDVHTAFLQPTDVGDGEGGGSPCQSRSDSLNSPSQTEGEEEDEQNESPQTETGHCFETDFSSSNQMPYNKSTNQSNKSANQLFQCKICVRYFRSKSLLSKHTKKVHGATLSGGSSPASHASKQSNYNILIHDSLGKVFSCQYCTYKSPRKARILKHQKMYHKGKLNLDPSESPSEAVEESEALSSEEPSEELEEDVVERGISESMVKPLGTSRGNQALRGEWCDNMMKNNNMAKRISAIHPGGEGEGSAGSSKSDSPSSPRSPPNSNMVSNDQSVNEGSSVANCSVFKLSKTASGISPYQYSQIQSVAPNSTGSSILSERSTFVMSDVSNSAIEMDSGMLDDPRSTSEDDDELGDEDDPKYTDPSAGDSAKQLLSEEDNKMLETKGIPFRRYMNRFQCPFCSFLTMHRRSISRHIENIHLSGKTTVYKCDVCPFICTSPLKLGTHKQSHSSDWDTMDLTSECPGPQNETPEPVNGGNVAASKVNGKKLNSVLNDLNQQNPHRCTLCSFSTTTLKGLRVHQQHKHSYCDEMQAVVLEESANEQHDTELETLSNSQSFVQKTQTSILGLGSKKHLTGKTARKSINDLPLDLSPVKKRTRIDEIANNLQSKISQQQEDLVINLEEIDDEEEGELNIDEDAGRDKEENDSDSKNHGYVYNKLYESRVGKRKRTLTSKLRNIPIALTLSEDEDNDSADPKADLQDQSSQDSRDTSFHENLDYSEVSGVARFYCKHCDYHNKSARSVSTHYQRMHPYIKFSFRYILDPEDQSAVFRCLECFIEYTNFNDLHDHYMDHHPEASNVLNFNQPDLVYMCRFCSYTSPNVRSLMPHYQRMHPEVKINNAMIFSSYVVEQQHKGAESQTLREILNSGPKSFTCSSSTSTPKSSSSPAHKNAAKTQDTTAETEALKEGGNVVVYDCEVCSFASPNMHSVLVHYQKKHPEQKASYFRIQKTMRVITVDRPLSEGSSSYNVNIPTPVKSSSATMPFGTDEEIYYCKHCVYSNRSVVGVLVHYQKRHPEIKVTAKYIKHATPTPGLMKLMDELQIAPPKQFLKQFNNNGFDGSSNSHGRVGTEKGEAEMLFFCQHCDYGNRTVKGVLIHYQKKHRDAKSNADLVRRHTAVVRSQRERAQMGQSGTAASAIAPAAPAEIETSSETLRSLKCRHCSYTSPYVYALKKHLKKDHPTVKATAMTILHWAYQDGILEAGYHCEWCIYSHGEPNGLLLHYQRRHPEHNVDYTYMASKLWAGPDTTASQPGGNAGDTKHYQCRDCAFEACSIWDITNHYQAVHPWAVKGDESVLLDIIKGQRSQVTLHPSMAKGPPFTFLPIAHDEGSLDIPTPPQEHLQHHPRLSHTSSSISNSPYQCTVCLSEYNSLHGLLTHYGKKHPGMKVKAADFAQEADINPSSVYKCRHCPYVNSRIHGVLTHYQKRHPLVKVTAEDFSDDIEQVKDITEVDDKCKTQRQGYGAYRCKMCPYTHGTLEKLKIHYEKYHNQPASDMFKTPHMQCSTVKDEPVAECSATSLSSEVQEVSEFELALTQFPINKGEAHAVFRCQLCKYFCSTRKGIARHYRIKHNNVRAQPEGKNNVFKCALCSYTNPIRKGLAAHYQKRHDIDAYYTHCLAASKTLTEKPSKVVVPLASEAEGSELTEELRLAVERRKCSLCAFQAFSRKSIVSHYIKRHPGVFPKRQHSSKLGRYFTVLYAKEPEPIEEVNKVVEVEPKPEPEGEVAEWLPFKCLKCFQLSFSTVDLLSMHYNDHHSGKDLKRDFVIHPSLTEDGTETELYQCAHCELKFLGLPLLSTHLMNHNEEFQKRAMRQERRRQLLSKQKASEPPETKTEKLVNNADKAPIGYRCNFCVEVHPTLRAICNHLRKHVQYGEVKEGHVKQEVTDVPLSTIPGENSITNGEVEEVTDNSIMETSPKDMTMVAGDAFAIETTEMAVGEGGVGVVAPVGQQVKERLVGGHPCAQCDRVFMSMQGLRSHERSHSAMAMFTREDKYSCQYCQFVSPFRHNLDRHVQSHHGHHKPFRCKLCPFKSAYLSRLKSHLHKAHADAGYLHETADVRQQLSHYQLASRGHVTSPTAPAQGATSDTRPDGILTCEFCEFSSGYMQSLRRHYRDRHGGKKLFKCKDCSFFTCSKSAFTMHVEAGHTVVLEEGHKDLRCPLCLYHTKYKSNMIDHIVLHREERVVPLEVSRSKLSRHLAGVVFRCHKCTFTCSSDQSLQLHITKHNEMKPYQCQLCYYDSRQRHQLEEHLRDEHKVIRNFESMGRVNLDQLDALKEIRSSAEEEEEREEDGTVMEEEMMEECRDEDLEEEEEGGVAEKHFPKDVPVVSPSSSSVSASAEKRFPCEFCGRCFTNNIEWERHVLRHGMTVTNSRTTDTSSTPAIETSAQLLIGSLDVVTMTDRGMDLSSNGMEVERGYASDLSQSSKNQNEEDKEILETKNDL